The genomic DNA GCTCACCTGCCACACGCCCGCGCTCGATGCCGGAGTCGCCGTGCTCGCCGTCCATGGCCCGGAAAGGTTGTCCGCCTCCTGCAGGGTCCAGCCCGTGCTGCCGGTCACCGGCCAGGCCAAGGTGATCTGGTTCCCCTGCTTTGCGATCGAAAGCACCGGATTCGGCACCGGCGCGGTCGAGCGCGTGATCACCAGTTGCGGCTTGAAGCTGGTCAGCTCCATCGAGGCGAATTCCACGTTCAGCAGCGGCTCCAGCGTCTCGCTCTCCGGCTTCAGCACGAACCCGTAATTCGGCACGGTCCCCGCCGCCCACTGCTTCACCAGCGTCGTCACGTCCACCTCCACCCACACTTCCGTGCTGGCCGCCGTCATCGTGATCGTGCCTGCCAGCTCCTGCGGTTTGATGTGATTCCAGCGCAGCGTCGGGCTCAGGCTCCACGCCTGCCCCTGCCGGTGCACCGAGACATTCCCTCCGCGCAGACCGCCGCCGTTCGACGAATTCGGAATCAGGGAGAATAAGCGCAGCTTCGCCGTGCCGATCTCCGCCGCCGGGATCGCCAGCGTGGAAATATTGAACTGCACCAGCGAGTGGTGCGAGTGCGCCTGTGTCGGGTGTGCCCCCACGTTCAGGGAGTCAGGCGTGAAGGACGGCGCATCGAAGTAGGCATACACATCGCTATCCAGCGATGGCGTGAAGGTCACCGTCTCGGCAACCGCCAGCACGGCGGATGCGAAAAGCAGAAGAATCGCTTTCATGATCTGTTAGAATGTCTTCGTCACCGACAAACTGAAGTTCCGTCCCGGAGCCGTGGCACGATCGGTCGTGCCGTTTCCTCCCAAATGACCACCCCCGCGGCGCACCGAGCCCCAGGCCCAGTACTTCTCGTCGAAGATGTTGTTCAGCCCCGCATGGATCGCGATCGTCTCCGTCGGCTGCCACCAAGCTGCAAGGTCCAGCGTGAACCACGAAGGCGGCCGGAAGAATTCCCCTTGGTTCGTGCTATCGTCCACCCGGGTGACCGCCGCGGTGTAGACACCCGTCAACCGTGCGCCGAACTTCCCTTCCGGATCTTCATAGCCGGCGAAGGCCGCCGTCTTCCACGGCTCCACCGAGTTGAGCGGCACATCGCTGCTCAAGTTGTTGCCCACCGTCTTGCCGGTGCTCAACCCGAGTTGCCAGCCCTCCGCCTTCGGCGACCAGTAGCCCAGCTCGTGGATCCCGCCGAGTTCGAAGCCGTAAATCTCCGCCTCGCCCCGGTTCACCGTGGTCACGATATCGCGGTTATCGCCGTCGTTCTCACCGGTATCGACACCGTTCTCGATGAAGTCGCGGTAGTGCGTGTAGAACACCGAACTCTGGAAGCGCCCGGCCTTACCATCCGCCTTGAAGCCGAGCTCGAAGGAATTGCTCTTCTCCTCCTCCAAGTTGGGATTCGGCACCGTCAATGTGCCGGAGTTGCTTCCCCCGCTGGCAGGATGGACGAAGATCATTGAAAGCTCCTCCGCGGTGGGATTTCTCACCCCCGAGGCCCAGGTGCCGTAAACCTGCATCGTTTCCACCGGCTTCCATGCCAGGTTGAGCTTGGGCGCGACCGAAAGGTTGTCGTAGTCACTCGGCGGCTCCTGGGCATAGAGGTTCAGCTCGGCCAAGCGCTCCAAATAAGCCGCATTCGGATTCGGTTCGATCTTCTGCCAGTCCAAGCGCAGGCCCGGAGTGATGATCCAGCGCCGTGCGATCTTGATCTCATCCTGCACGAAGATACCCGCGCGCGTGGTGTCGCTCGGTGCGAAGGCCGTACGGTTGCTGTCCGTCACCGCAGGGGAGTCCACCCGCGTGTAGCGGTTGCTTGATGCCTCGAGCGAGGCATCGATCCCCGCCATCACCGTGTGCATCACACCGTCTTCACTGCCGAAGCTCCGCCGCGCGACCGAGCTCAGGCCGGTGATATCCGTGTCGAAGCTGATCTTCTGCTGCCGCGTCCGCTCGGTGCCGGGAATCGGAACGCCACCGATCACCCGGGGAAGGGAGGCGGAGTCGCTGTCGCTGCGGCTTCCCGCGTGCTGCCAGTAGACATGGCTGTCGAGCTGGTCCAGCCAGCCGTCCTGCGGTGCATAGCCCCACTTCAGGCTCGCCCGCTGGCGATCCAGATACTGGGTGTTGTGAACGTAATCCGTGAAGACCGGGAACAAGGAATTCGCCGCACTCCGCGCATCCGTGAAGCTTTCGCGCTCGAAGAGTTCCAGCGCCAGCCGGAAGGTATGATCACCCGCCACATGCTCGGCCTTCAGGAGCGCCGAGTGGGAGTTGAAATCGGAGGGGTTCGGCGGCTCGTTGCCATTGTTGGCCGTTTCCTCCCCCTCGCGCGTCGCGTAGAGCAGCATCACCGAGGTGTCCCCTTTCTTCACTGCGCCACCCACCTGGCCGGCGATGCTCTCGTTCACCGAGAAATACTGCGCCCGCACCAGCCCGCCGTAGTTCTTCCCCTTGAGCATGCTCTCGGGCTCGGGCGTGCTGAAGGAAACCACGCCTCCCAAGGCATCGCTGCCATAGAGCGCGCTCGCGCCGCCCTTTAAGACCTCCACCATGTCGAACATGGCGGGATCGAAGTAGTCACGACCCACACCGCCCGCGCCATCGCCCGCTCCCATGTCGAAGGAGGTCGAGACATACTGCGGCGGCTGGCGGATCCCATCCAGTTCGATCGCCACCCGGTTACCTTCCGCCCCGCGGACATTGATGCTCCCGTAGCCGGATTGCCCGTAGGCAAAGGCACCGTCGCCGCTGCTAAAGTCGAAGGGCAGCGAAACCGTCGGATCATACTTCGCGAAACCTCCGAGGTCTTGCGATCCGGTCCGCAGCAGTTCCTCCGAGCTCGTGCTCAAGGTCGAGCCGCTGGCGTTGATCCACTCCTGCTCATAGCGGGAGGCGACCACCACGATCTCGTCCAGTTCGTCCACGACCGACCCGGACCCCTCATCCCCGGCGGCGGACTCCTCCTCAGGATCCGCCGCCGAGGCGGGGTGCAGCGCCATACCGATGGCGACAGTTACCAGGAAAATGTGGGAGCGGGTACGGCTCCAGGGGGGATGGGGAAAACAGCTCACTGCGCCACCACGAAGGGCTTCAGGCTCTCGCGGATCTTGGCAACGTCGGGGGCCTTGCCATCTTCGGTCTCTTCCACGAATTCAGCCACCACGTCCATCAACACGCCGGGCTCGGCCTTGCTCTGCACCTTGATGCTGCCTTGGGCCGGATAGAGCTCCTCCCAGACACCGCGCACATCCTTCCAGAAGGCATGCGTTTTGTCCCAATAAGCATTCGCCTTCGCGAAGTCGTGATCCTTTACGCGCAGATACGGGTTGTAGCCAATCTCGCGCACCAGCGGATACTCCTTGCCCTCGCGCTTCACCACCTTGGCGTTGTCTTGCTCATGGAACCAGCCGAGCGGGGTGACGGTGTGGCGGTTCGTGACCACCAGCAGGTCGTAGTCGTCGCGCTTCTCCTCGCGGCGCGGCTTCGGCCGGTTGGCCACGGCGGTCCATTCGCTGGACTGCTCGTTGTGCACCCAGGCGGCGATACCTTCGTAGCGCGGCGAATCGTCGATCTGCGTCACGCGCTGCGACCACTTGCCCTTTGCTTCCTCCGCACTGATCTTCTTAGTGCTCCAGACCCGGCTGCCTTGGAATTCCAGGATCTCGGTGTCTTCGTAAGTCCAGATCTGCGCCCAGTGCTTCACCACCATCGGGCCCGCCTGCAGGATGTGCTGCAGCACGATTTTCTTCCCGCTGTCTTCCACCACCTTCACCGTTTCGAAGGCCTCTTCTTCATAGGCCTTGGTCTTCGCCTCGTAGTCGGAGCGCAGCGACAGCGTCTCTTGGAAATGGAAGCCCACCTTGAAATCTCCAGCCATCGCCAGAATCGCCTGACGATCCTTCTCGAACTTCTCATCCGCTGCGAAGCCGGTGCCCAGAGGCAGAAGCAACGCGCCAAGCGCTAGCCAACTCAATTTCATCGGCGCGATCCTTCCCCCCACCCACCCCACCGCGCTCCCTCTCTCTTGCGAAGGATTGACGCTGGATTGCCATCACCCCCCGCGATGGCAATTCGCCGCTACCAAGCTGCAATACACCACCACGCCCCCGCCGGAATCACCTTCGGCGCCCGAATCCAAGGGTAAGTAGTCCCGCCTTCAGGCGGACGCAGCCACCCATCGCCCCACCACACCCTCACGTAGCGGAATCACTTCGTGATTCCGGCTGCTCGCGTCTCCCTCACACCGCCATCCGCTTCGTTTCAGCGCTCCCCGGTCAACACAAGGCTCCAGCCCGACCAAACCACCCTTCCCCTGAGCGGACACCCTTCTTGCTCTCCCCCGGTCTATCCGCTAAAAGCCCCATCCTCCATCTCCGTTTCCACATGAGAGTCGATCCTCTGGACCTCATCGGCCATTCCATCTCGGGCATGCTGCTCCGGACCGCCTTGGCTTGGTTCGCCATATGGATCGGCTTCACTCTCGCCGGACTCACAGGCCTCGGCTCTGTCGGAGAATCACTTCAAGACTCCCTCTCCTCCGCCCCGCTCTTGCCACTCACCATCGTGGCCATCGCCGTAGGCAGCGGCTGGTGGTCGTGGATCGCGTTGCCCCTCTCCTTCATTCTCGCCTACCGCGCCCTCACCTTCATCAGTCGCGAAGGGGGCTTCATCGAGCTGCTTTTGCTCATCCCACTTTCCTTTCTGGTCTGCGCGCAATGCGGCGACCTCGATGAAAACTTGATGATGATTGCCGTCCCCTTCGTAGTGTTCGTCTACCTTCTATCGAAGCGACAGGAGAAGGAAGCACTTGAGGAATAACCCACTCCTTCACCCATCCCACCATGACCCGCCGCCAATCCCTGAAACTCACTACCGCCGCGGCCCTCTCTCTCCCCGCCTTCGCCGCGGACCCCGCACCCAATCCGCTCCGCATCCTTATCCTCGGCGGCACCGGCTTCACCGGACCCCATCAGGTCCGCTACGCCCTGTCCCGAGGTCACAAGATCACCCTCTTCAACCGCGGACGCCGCCCGCAGGAATGGCCCGCTGAAGTCGAGGAACTCACCGGCGATCGCGACAAGGGCGACCTGAAGTCCCTTGAAGGCCGCGAGTGGGACGTCTGCATCGACAACCCCACCTCCGTCCCCTTCTGGGTCCGCGATGTTGGCAAGGTCCTCGCCGGAAAGGTGAAGCACTACCTCTTCATCTCCACCGTCTCTGTCTATGCCGATAGCTCGAAGCCCGGCCGCGACGAAACCACGCCCACCGTGCCCTACGAGGGCGCGGACGCCATGGCCGAAACCAATGCCACCCTGCGCGCCGACTTCAGTCTCTACGGCCCGCTCAAGGCCGCCTCGGAACGCGAGGCGGAGAAGCAGTTTCCCGGCATCACCACCGTGATCCGACCCGGCCTCATCGTCGGGCCGGGCGATGATACCGACCGCTTCACCTACTGGCCCGTCCGCATCGCTGCCGGGGGCGAAGTCCTCGTCCCGCCCGCCGACGATCCGGTGCAGATCATCGATGCCCGCGACCTCGCCGAATGGACCATCCGCCTCGCCGAGCAAAAGGCTTTCGGCACCTTCAACGCCTGCGGCCCCGAAAAAGAACTCACCATGGGAGCCATGGCCGAAGGCATCCGCACCGCCACCAACTCGGAAGCCAAGCTCACCCACGTCACCACCGACTTTCTCAAGCAGCAAGGAATCGCTCCATGGGGGAATCTTCCCGTCTGGGTTCCCGGCCAAGGCGATTCCGCCGGCTTCGGCCGCACCAGCATCGCCAAAGCCCTGAGCGCGGGCCTGAGCTTCCGCCCCCTCGCCACCACCACCAAGGACACCCTCGCCTGGTTCAAGCAACTCCCCGCCGAACGCCAAGCCAAGCTCCGCGCCGGCATCTCCCCCGAACGCCAAACCGAACTCCTCAAAGCCTGGCACGCCCGCTAAAGCCCCATGCCTTTATGACTTGAGCAGCCCCACCTACCAAGGATCCCAAAGCTCGGGCGCATTCCAAGAGTCCTCATAACCTCATCCGCGCCATCCGTGTAATCCGCGGTTGATCCATCCGGGACCCTTCCCCGATCTCATCCATCCTGGCTCAAAAACTCCGGGAACTACGCCACCCCTAGTACAAAAAAGACGCCCCGCCGGACCCACCGGGTCGCTCGCGGGGCGTCGATTGCCTTGGCAAAATCAAATCAAGCGCGGCGGCGGCGCAGCAGCATCGCCGCACCGATCAGCGAAAGCAGCAGGCCGGAAGGCTCCGGCACCACCGCGGAGTCGGACGCGAATCCGGTCGGCGAGTAGATGGTATCCACCTGCAGGTCGGTCACCGAAAGCACCGAGCCGCCCGGGATCCCTTCGACACCGAAGATGTCGATGTCGTAGATCGACTGGTTTCCGGTCAGCTCGAACTTCGCGAACCACTGGCCGAGGCCGAGGGCGTTCACCGTGTGCACATACTCCGCTTCGGTGCCGTTGATCGAGAAGCCGAAGCCATCCAGCGCGAAGTTCCCGCCGAACATCGCGCCCGACATCGAGAGACCTTGGATGATGATCGTCGTGAATCCTTCCGTGCCCACCACACCGTTCGTCGGGACGTGCAGTTGCAGGCCCTGGCTATTGATGCCACCGACGCTCGAATAGATGTTGTTGCTCCCTGAAACGATATCGGAGCTGCCGGTCTGCGTGATGAAGGAAGTTCCGGAAAGGTTCCCCGGGTTGATGGACGGAGTGCCATTGAGGATGTCCGGAGTCACGTCCGGCTGACCTTCGCCCAGCGGCGGATTGCCATCCCAAGTGCCGGAGGACCAGCCGAAGTAGGTGGTGTTCGCTTGGCCGCGGAACTCCGGGGTGTAGATCCCCGTTCCTTCGTAGACGGCATAGGCCGCCTGCGCGACGGGCGCGCTAAGCGTCAGGGCAAGGGCAGACAGCAAAAACAGGGGGCGGCGGCAACGGCGGGGCGATTTCATGGCGTTAAGGGGCTGGCCGACGGCAGGGTGTCGGTGCCGGAAATCCTCCCCTCCCCCCGCGTCCCGCGCTCCCGCAACCTTGCCTTTCCCTAACGATGGATTGCCGGGGGAGAGAATAATCTGCAACCAGCCGCTACCCGACAGCAATTGGCCGCCATGCGCAAATCTTCTTCTTGCGACTCAATCGCAATTACTACCCAATCACCCCGTGTCCGCCCTGCTTCACGCCACGATGCTCCATGAAGGAGACGGAGTCAGCGTGACCGGGGTGGACGTGGATCTCTCGCAGGCAGTGGACTGGAGCCGCATTTTGCAACCCTCCTCCGGTCACTTGGTTCTCAATCTCGATGGGCACGCGGTCGTCCTCGGCACCCGCATCCGCTTGGGTATCGTCCCCGGCACCATCTCCTTGTTGAGACCGGGAGAAGGCGAAACCATCCACGCCAGCCGCCTCCCGGGCCGCCACCGCTTCATTGTCCTCGCCGCCTCCCCGGCCTGGCTCGTCTCCAATTTTGGCGACAACACCCTTCACCCTGTCCTCCGTGGCACTGAAACGCCTGAGGCTGCCCAGTTCGGCCAGCTCCGCTCCATGAATCTGGCGGAGCGCGACCTCAGCGAGCTCCTGCTCCAGCCCCCGGTCCCCCGCCCGCTCCGCTCCGCATGGTTCCGGGGCAAATCCTTGGAATGCTTCAGCCTCTTCGGCGGCGCCCCGCGCAGCGGCTCCGGCGGGAACGACCCGCTCCGCCAGCGCATCGATGCCGCCACCCTCTGGCTCCGCGAGCATTTCCGCGAGGACCTCGACCTCCACGCCGTCGCCCGCCACGTCGGCTGCGCGCCCCACTATCTCAGCCGCCTTTTTCGCCAGCACAGCGGTAAGACCCTGAGCCAGAAGCTCCGCGAGATCCGAATCGACCGCGCCGCCTCCCTCCTCCGCGACGGCGGCTGCAACGTCACCGAAGCCGCCTTCGAGGTCGGCTACAACAGCCTCAGCCACTTCACCAAAGCCTTCGTCGCCGAAAAAGGCCAACGCCCCTCCGACTGGCGCGTCAGCTGACCCGGGAGCGCGGACTTCAGTCCGCCCGAGCACTGGAAGATGCACTCTTCACTACCCGTTCCCCCCACTCTATAACCACTGCGTGGATCATAAAGGCCGATATACCCGAGGCTACCTCCCCCATTGCGACTTCCACGACTCCATCCAGGCTATTACCTTCCGTTTGGCCGATTCAGTCCCGAAACACGTTCTCGAATCATGGAGAAACGAAGCTCTCCGGGTAAAAGGCGACAAGCGAGCCGAGGCCGAAATCCGCAGGCGAATCGCCGCCTATGAAGACGCGGGGCACGGCAGCAGCATCCTTCGACGCGTCGAGATTGGCACCCACATCCAACACCAGCTTGTAGCGGGTCACGGAGTCCACTACCGGCTGATCGAGTGGTGCGTCATGCCGAATCATGTCCACGCCCTGATCTCCATGGAGGGCCGCTCCCTTGGCTCAATCGTCCAGACTTGGAAGGGAGCATCCGCCGCCGCCATCAACAAGCAGCTTGATCGACGCGGAACTCTTTGGATGCCAGACTACCATGACCGCTTCATCCGGGATGCCGACCACTTCCACGATGCCCGCATCTACATTCGCCGGAATCCGGTGAAGGCGGGGCTCTGCTTGGAGCCGCAGCTTTGGCCACTGTCCAGCGCGGGAACGAATTGGAATCCAGAGGCTGGAGCGGACTGAAGTCCGCGCTCCCGGGATCTAACCGATAGCGATTTCTATTGCGACACCGTCTCAATTGAAGTTCTTTCCGCCGCGTGCAGCCCGCCGCCCACGAAATCGATGGCCTCCTCCTGCCCCTTGCACCTGTTTTGGCCAAGGAAGCCGATGCCATTCTGGACCTTCGCGAACTCCTGATGAGCAAAGGCCATCCCGGCAAGTGCGTGCGCTGCTTCTTCCAGCTCTTCACCGCCGCCGGTTCCGTGGCGATGCCCCAGATGGCTCCGCTCATCGCGTGGCTGGAGGCCAACCTCGAAATCGCCGTCCGCGCCGATGGCCGCATGCTGGAAAGCCTGCCTGTGAAACTCGGCGAGGATGAGGACCTCGAGGCCTTCTGCATCCGCTCGATCGAGAAGGTCCGCTTCGACCGCGGCTTCACCGCACGCCGCGTGAATCTCGCCTTCCGCTACAAGGCCGCCGCCTGAGCCGCCGCGTTCCCCGCCGCCTGCCCGGTGGCGAAACAGGTGCCCATCACCCGGATCGATGCCTGCGCCTCATGGTCGCAGGAAATGCAGCGCCCCGCCACGAAGACCCGCTCCAGCGTCTCCGGCACCAAGCAACCGAGCGGAATTCCCGCCGGCAGATCGCCCTCCGCATAGCGCAGCTTCGGCCCTCGATTCGTCTCGCGCAGTTCCAGCGGCCAGGTCGCCAGCGCCACCTCGTCATCGTACCGCGCTCCGGAAAGAATCTCCTCCGCCCGCAGCACCTTCTTCCCGATCCAGCGCCGGCTCTCGCGAACTCCCGCCCGCACCGGCCACTGCGAGATGTAGGCACCCGCCCAGCTCTCCGCCTCACCCTTCAGGAAATCGATCGCCGCGGCCGCAATCGCCCGCCCGGCCGTTTCCAGACCGGATAGGCACTCGGGATTTAACGGATCATACTCCGCCTCCTTCCCCGAGAGATCGATCGTCCCGAAAATCTCCCCCGTCCGCCCGCTCGCACGGAAATGCAGGCCCAGCGAATCCTTCGTCAGGACCCCGCGCCGCACCCCCTCCACGATCCGGCCGGCCGTCACCAGTCCGCCCTCGCCGCCGCCCTGCACCGCGAAGACATACGCCGGCCGCTGCAAGCGCCCTCCCTCCGTGGTCGCCGTCTCCGCCTTCGCCAGCGCAGCGAAGACCGCATCCCCGCTCGCATCCACCACCACCTTCGCCCGCAACGGGAAGATCCCCCCGCGGCTCGCCACCTCCACCCGCCAGCCATCGCCCTCCGGCTCCGCCGCGATCGCCTCGCTATGGTAGAGCATCTTCACCCCGCTATCTAACAGAACCGCATCCGCGATCTTCACGAACTCCACCGGATGCTGCGGCAGCACCCACACCCGCCCCATCTTCACCGGACCGCTCCCGGTCGCACGCCGCATCCGCTCCTCCATCTCCGCGGGGAATCCCGCATTCGCCACCACCGGCCTCTCGCCTCCCGCCAGGTAGAGCCCGCAAAACGTATGTACGAGGGATGCCGTACCCATCCCGCCCGCATAGCCGTGCCGCTCCACCAGGATCACGCTCGCACCGTTCCGTGCTGCGCTCGCCGCCGCCGCCAGACCGGCGCTCCCGGCCCCCAGCACCAGCACGTCGCAGCCCTTCACGCCTGCCTCCTCCCGATCAGCGCCGCCAGATCCCGCGGCGTCCCCAGGTTCTCCCGGTCCGCATCCTGCGGTGCGATCACCGCTCCGAACTTTTCCTCCGCGATCACGATCAGCTGCATCACCGCCATCGAATCCATCCCCGCCGCGAAAAGGTCGCCCTCCACCGGAAAGCCGTCCGGCAAGTCGGCAATCCCTTCCTCACGGAGCATCTCGATCACCTCTTGCGGTGTGGGGGCAGCGGTCATTTCCGCACCCACGGGAACAAAGGCTACGCAGCCCCGCAAGCCCGCATGCACCACCGCCAGATCGTGCAAGATGCCACCTCGCACCATGCAAGACCATCTCTTCCTAACCGGATCAATCCTCGTAACCCATTGAAAAATCAAACGGCACACCGAATGCGATCAGTGATCCATGCCCCGAAACGGGCAAGCCAACCCTAGAATCACAACCATGAAAGCACCGTTCGTAACTTCGATCATCGCCGCCGCCACCTATGGCTTCCTCTTCACCGCCTGCGATTCCCGTCAGGAAGAAGCGCGCGAGGACGCCTTGGAAAACAAGGCGGAAGCCCTTGAGCAGCAGGCCAAGGATGTCCGCAAGCAAGGTGAAGCCGCTGCAGACGCCACGGAAAACGCCGCCGATACCGTCCGCAAGCAAGCCGAAGGTACCACCGAAGCCACCAAGGAAGACGCGGAAGCCCGGGCCGATGCTGCCGAAGACAATGCCGATGCCGTCCGCAAGGACGCCGAGCGCAAGGCCGATGCCATCGAAAACGAGGCTGATCGCACCCGCGAAGCCAAGTAATCGATCCTCGCACCACCACTCCTCACGAAAGGCCCTGCCGGAATCTACCGGTAGGGCCTTCTTCGTTCAGCGTCATCGCTCTAACAAACACCCCGCCGCCTGCTCGTTCCCGCCCAGCGTCGTCACCAGTGCCCTGCTCGCTCTGCCCCTTCGCAGCTCCTCCACCGCCACCACCACCTGCATCCCGGATGACGCGGTGAACGACTCGCCCAGCACTTCCCTAACAGAAAATCTCTCACCCTTCCATCCGGGCTCCGCCGCATCGAAGCGCGCCACCCCGCTCCGGCTATCCGCCAGCAAGGTCGCGCCATCATCGCTCGCCCCCGTCGCCGCCATCACCTCGCGCAAAGCCGCCGCCCGATCGCATCCAGGCCCCAAAGCCACCGGATCCGGTATGTTCGTGATCGCTGGACCCTCGCCATCCTTCTCCAGATACAGCGCCGCCGCCCCTTCCGCCGGCAGACATCCCTCCGCATAAAGATTCAGAGCCTCCGCCGAAAGCCAATCCAGTTCCTCCGGCACCACCACCAGCACGCCATCGCAGTCATCGCGCAGCAGCCACTCCGTCGCCACTTCCAGCGCCGTATAAATCTCCGCCGTATCGCCTAACAGCGTATCGTTCGGCGCCGTCGAATGGAACAACGCCGACAAGTGGCTCGAAGGCGCGTTGAACACCGTCTCCGGAAACAAAATTGGACTCGCCACCGCCGGATCCGCCAGTACCTCCCCGAAGAAACGGTTCGAGTAATTCACGCAGCCGTTCATCAGCGCGCAGATCACGCCAAGCCGGATCTCACCCGCCATCACCCTCTCCATCCGCTCCGGTCCCAGCGCCTCGATCGCCGCCGCCACCGCGAATTTCGACACCGGGCTCACCCGCCGCAGACGCGGACTCTTCGGCAGCGTCGCAGGCGCAGGCGGCACCCGCAGCACCGCCGTCCTCACCGCCTCATGCCCGGGAATCTCCCGCACGATCTCCCCTGCCTCCGGTCTCGCCCCGCCATCCAGCGCCTCCATCAGCGCAGGCACTCCCCACCCCGCAGGGCTAACAGCTCCGGTTCCCGAAATCGTGATGCGCGGCATAAACGTCAAAAGCTCAGAAATTCAAAACCCCAGCGACTCCACCGTTCGTTCCTTCTTCCATTCAAAGTTCAAACTTCAGAGTTCAGCCTTCAGAGTTCGAATATAAGCGTCGCATTCGCCCCGCCGAACCCGAACGAATTCGTCAGCACCCGCTGCACCGCCACCTCGCGCGGCTGCTGCACCAAATCGAATTTCACCGCCGGATCCATCTCCCGCACCCCCAGGCTCGCCGGCAGGAATTGCTCCCGCAGCGCGATCAGGCACAGCACGGACTCCACCGCCCCGGCCCCTCCTAACAGGTGCCCGATCGCCGACTTCGTGGAGGACACCTTGATCCCGCCCACCGCATCGCCCGCCCAGCGCGTGATCGCATTCGCTTCCGCCACATCATTCAGCGGCGTGCCGGTCCCGTGCGAGTTGATGTAGTCGATCTGCCCCGGCTCCAGCCCCGCGGCCCGCGTTGCCCGCTCCATCGTCGTCAGCGCCGCATCACCCTCGGGGTGCGGCTGCGTCAGGTGATGAATGTCCGTCGCCGCCGCATAGGAGAGCAGCTTTGCCAGCACCTTCGCCCCGCGCGCCTGCGCCCCCTCCAGCGATTCCACCACCACGAAGCCCGCCCCCTCGCCCAGCGCCAGACCATCCCGCGCCGCATCGAAAGGCCGCGGAATCCCGGACGGCGAAAGCGCCTGCAGCGAATCAAAGCCCGCGAAGACCAACTGGCACAGCGCATCATAGCCACCCGCCAGCACCCGCTCCGCCTTCCCTTCCGACACCATCTGGAACGCATGCCCGATCGCATTCGCACCGGACGCACACGCGTTCGAAAGAATCCGCAGCGGCCCCTGCACCTCCAGCGCCCGCATCATCGCCGCCATCTGGTACTGCGGTTGATAGGTCTCCACCCGCGTCAGCTGCTGCCGCCGCGAGCGCCCCTGCGTCGCCTGGAGATAATACTGCTCCCCCACCGGCATCGCCGCCGCGGAGGTTCCCACCGCCACCGGCATCCGCCCGCCGGAGAGCCCCGCCATCGCCAGCGCCTCCTGCGCCGCGATCAATGCCATCCGCGTCCCCCGGTCCATCCGCTGCCACTCGCGCCCGCCGATTCCCGCCACGCTCTCCGGCAGATCCACCTGCCCGGCCGTTCCCACCCGCTGCCGCGAGACATCGAAAAGCGTCACCGGCTTGAACGCCGTCCGCCCCGCCCGGAACCCCGTCGCATTCCCCGCCCAATCATCCCCCATCGAAGTCAGAATCCCCGCCCCCGTGATAGCTACAGGACGAAGGACGGCGGGATAGGAGCGATCGGCAGAGTAGGCCACGGGAAACAGATTCGAAGGCGACAACAATCAGGAAGCAGCCAAGGACCGCCCCCGGCTTTTCTAGGAGCCACGTGCCCATCTGTCCACGATCTCCTTCTCTCACCTACCTCCCGTGTGTTGAAACCCGCCCCATGGCGCAATTCTCCAAGACCTCCGCCGGAAATCACCGATGCTGACCACGCCCATGAAATCCCTTGCCAGCCTCCTGTTCTGCGGACTCGTCGCTTCGCTCGCCATCACCACCGCCCAAGAACCGCCAACCCGGCCGCGGGAACTGGATGCCCCCATCGTGCTCGGCCCCGACGACAAACCCGCCTATCCCGCCCCGCCCGAAGGCTACAACAAACCAAACGACAAAGGTCCGCGCGGGAAACTCGAGATG from Luteolibacter rhizosphaerae includes the following:
- a CDS encoding helix-turn-helix transcriptional regulator codes for the protein MSALLHATMLHEGDGVSVTGVDVDLSQAVDWSRILQPSSGHLVLNLDGHAVVLGTRIRLGIVPGTISLLRPGEGETIHASRLPGRHRFIVLAASPAWLVSNFGDNTLHPVLRGTETPEAAQFGQLRSMNLAERDLSELLLQPPVPRPLRSAWFRGKSLECFSLFGGAPRSGSGGNDPLRQRIDAATLWLREHFREDLDLHAVARHVGCAPHYLSRLFRQHSGKTLSQKLREIRIDRAASLLRDGGCNVTEAAFEVGYNSLSHFTKAFVAEKGQRPSDWRVS
- a CDS encoding transposase codes for the protein MPNHVHALISMEGRSLGSIVQTWKGASAAAINKQLDRRGTLWMPDYHDRFIRDADHFHDARIYIRRNPVKAGLCLEPQLWPLSSAGTNWNPEAGAD
- a CDS encoding FAD-dependent oxidoreductase codes for the protein MKGCDVLVLGAGSAGLAAAASAARNGASVILVERHGYAGGMGTASLVHTFCGLYLAGGERPVVANAGFPAEMEERMRRATGSGPVKMGRVWVLPQHPVEFVKIADAVLLDSGVKMLYHSEAIAAEPEGDGWRVEVASRGGIFPLRAKVVVDASGDAVFAALAKAETATTEGGRLQRPAYVFAVQGGGEGGLVTAGRIVEGVRRGVLTKDSLGLHFRASGRTGEIFGTIDLSGKEAEYDPLNPECLSGLETAGRAIAAAAIDFLKGEAESWAGAYISQWPVRAGVRESRRWIGKKVLRAEEILSGARYDDEVALATWPLELRETNRGPKLRYAEGDLPAGIPLGCLVPETLERVFVAGRCISCDHEAQASIRVMGTCFATGQAAGNAAAQAAAL
- a CDS encoding acyl carrier protein, with protein sequence MTAAPTPQEVIEMLREEGIADLPDGFPVEGDLFAAGMDSMAVMQLIVIAEEKFGAVIAPQDADRENLGTPRDLAALIGRRQA
- a CDS encoding beta-ketoacyl-[acyl-carrier-protein] synthase family protein, translating into MAYSADRSYPAVLRPVAITGAGILTSMGDDWAGNATGFRAGRTAFKPVTLFDVSRQRVGTAGQVDLPESVAGIGGREWQRMDRGTRMALIAAQEALAMAGLSGGRMPVAVGTSAAAMPVGEQYYLQATQGRSRRQQLTRVETYQPQYQMAAMMRALEVQGPLRILSNACASGANAIGHAFQMVSEGKAERVLAGGYDALCQLVFAGFDSLQALSPSGIPRPFDAARDGLALGEGAGFVVVESLEGAQARGAKVLAKLLSYAAATDIHHLTQPHPEGDAALTTMERATRAAGLEPGQIDYINSHGTGTPLNDVAEANAITRWAGDAVGGIKVSSTKSAIGHLLGGAGAVESVLCLIALREQFLPASLGVREMDPAVKFDLVQQPREVAVQRVLTNSFGFGGANATLIFEL